Proteins co-encoded in one Luteolibacter sp. Y139 genomic window:
- the kdpB gene encoding potassium-transporting ATPase subunit KdpB, whose translation MSNKAPSLFDKAIIKPAIGESFKKLDPRVMVKNPVMFVTEVGAVLTTVAIFTAKTDHGFIIQLAVWLWFTVLFANFAEAVAEGRGKAQADSLRKARKDTIARRLTKDGKEESVAAPALEKGDLVVCETGDVIPADGEVVEGIASVDEAAITGESAPVIRESGGDRSAVTGGTRVISDRIVIKITSEKGNTFLDRMISMVEGAKRQKTPNEIALTILLSAMTLIFLLVCITLKPFGIYAGMEFTIPVLVALLVCLIPTTIGGLLSAIGISGIDRMIRRNVIATSGRAVEAAGDIDVLLLDKTGTITIGNRMASAFLPAPGVSEQDLADAAQLSSLADETPEGRSIVVLAKEKFNIRGRELQQPHAHFVPFTAQTRMSGVDLDGHSIRKGAAESVQRWIEEQGGRYPEEVSSAVEAAARAGRTPLVVAEGKNVLGVVELKDVVKGGIKERFAQLRKMGIRTVMITGDNPMTAAAIAAEAGVDDFMAQATPEDKLKRIRAEQAAGHLVAMTGDGTNDAPALAQADVGVAMNTGTQAAREAGNMVDLDSNPTKLIEIVEIGKQLLMTRGSLTTFSIANDVAKYFAIIPAMLMVTFPAISPLNVMKLASPQSAILSAVIFNALIIIALIPLALKGVAYKPLGAMAVLRRNLLVYGLGGLLLPFAGIKAVDLVVSTLHLV comes from the coding sequence ATGTCCAACAAAGCTCCATCCCTCTTCGACAAGGCGATCATCAAGCCCGCCATCGGAGAGTCCTTCAAGAAGCTCGACCCGCGCGTCATGGTGAAGAATCCCGTGATGTTCGTCACCGAGGTCGGCGCCGTGCTGACCACCGTCGCCATCTTCACCGCGAAGACCGACCACGGCTTCATCATCCAGCTCGCCGTCTGGCTGTGGTTCACCGTCCTCTTCGCGAACTTCGCAGAAGCGGTCGCCGAAGGCCGCGGCAAGGCCCAGGCCGACAGCCTGCGCAAGGCCCGCAAGGACACCATCGCCCGCCGCCTCACCAAGGACGGCAAGGAAGAGTCAGTAGCCGCACCCGCCCTTGAAAAAGGCGATCTCGTCGTCTGCGAAACCGGCGATGTGATTCCTGCCGACGGCGAGGTCGTCGAAGGCATCGCCAGCGTCGATGAAGCCGCCATCACCGGCGAGTCCGCACCCGTCATCCGCGAAAGCGGCGGTGACCGCAGCGCCGTCACCGGCGGCACCCGCGTCATCAGCGACCGCATCGTGATCAAGATCACCTCGGAGAAGGGCAATACCTTCCTCGACCGCATGATCTCGATGGTGGAAGGCGCCAAACGCCAGAAAACCCCGAACGAAATCGCGCTGACCATCCTGCTCTCCGCGATGACGCTGATCTTCCTGCTCGTCTGCATTACGCTGAAGCCCTTCGGCATCTACGCCGGCATGGAGTTCACCATTCCCGTGCTGGTCGCCCTGCTCGTCTGTCTGATCCCCACCACCATTGGCGGCCTGCTCAGTGCCATCGGCATCAGCGGCATCGACCGCATGATCCGCCGCAATGTCATCGCCACCAGCGGCCGCGCTGTCGAGGCGGCCGGCGACATCGACGTGCTGCTATTGGACAAGACCGGCACCATCACCATCGGCAACCGCATGGCCTCCGCCTTCCTCCCCGCACCGGGAGTCAGCGAACAAGACCTCGCCGATGCCGCGCAGCTTTCCTCGCTCGCTGATGAAACCCCGGAAGGCCGCAGCATCGTCGTCCTCGCCAAGGAGAAGTTCAACATCCGCGGCCGTGAACTCCAACAACCACACGCCCACTTCGTTCCCTTCACCGCGCAGACCCGCATGAGCGGCGTCGACCTCGACGGCCACAGCATCCGCAAGGGAGCCGCCGAGTCCGTGCAGCGCTGGATTGAGGAGCAAGGCGGTCGCTATCCGGAAGAAGTGTCCTCCGCCGTCGAGGCCGCGGCCCGCGCCGGGCGCACACCACTGGTCGTTGCCGAGGGCAAGAACGTGCTCGGCGTGGTGGAGCTCAAGGACGTCGTCAAAGGCGGCATCAAGGAACGCTTCGCCCAGCTCCGCAAGATGGGCATCCGCACCGTCATGATCACCGGCGACAATCCCATGACCGCCGCCGCCATCGCCGCCGAAGCAGGCGTCGACGACTTCATGGCTCAGGCCACTCCCGAAGATAAGCTCAAGCGCATCCGTGCCGAACAAGCCGCTGGTCATCTCGTCGCCATGACCGGCGACGGCACCAATGACGCCCCCGCACTTGCCCAGGCCGACGTCGGCGTCGCCATGAACACCGGCACCCAGGCCGCCCGCGAAGCCGGCAACATGGTCGACCTCGATAGCAACCCGACCAAGCTCATCGAGATCGTCGAAATCGGAAAGCAGCTCCTGATGACCCGCGGCTCTCTAACAACATTCTCCATCGCCAACGACGTCGCAAAGTACTTCGCCATCATCCCCGCCATGCTGATGGTTACCTTCCCCGCCATCTCGCCGCTCAATGTCATGAAACTGGCCTCACCCCAGAGCGCCATCCTCAGCGCCGTGATCTTCAATGCGCTGATCATCATCGCCCTCATCCCGCTCGCCCTGAAAGGCGTCGCCTACAAGCCGCTCGGCGCGATGGCCGTGCTGCGCCGCAACCTGCTCGTCTACGGCCTCGGTGGCTTGCTGCTGCCCTTCGCCGGCATCAAGGCCGTCGATCTCGTCGTCTCCACCCTTCACCTCGTCTGA
- a CDS encoding class I SAM-dependent methyltransferase, producing the protein MSSSSPSLTGFGPEQAAAYDARFAKLEPMREALHLLTHGILARLPSDARVLCVGAGTGAELLALASKFPGWRFTAVEPSGPMLDLCRKKANDAGVAGRCEFHEGFLESLPIGEPFHAATSFLVSQFVLDEDRRRDFFRGIAERLVPGGYLVSSDLSADLTSPDYAELFKVWASLFEYAGFLPEQIEAVRGAYGTNVAVTSPEHVASLIASAGFEMPVAFYQSVLIRGWFAQRLESAS; encoded by the coding sequence ATGTCCTCGTCTTCACCTTCACTCACCGGATTCGGCCCGGAGCAGGCCGCCGCTTACGATGCTCGTTTCGCCAAGCTGGAACCCATGCGCGAGGCGTTGCATTTGCTAACGCACGGGATCCTCGCCCGGCTCCCTTCCGATGCGCGCGTCTTGTGCGTGGGAGCGGGTACGGGGGCGGAGCTGCTGGCGCTGGCGTCGAAGTTTCCAGGCTGGCGATTCACCGCCGTGGAACCATCGGGACCGATGCTCGATCTCTGCCGGAAGAAGGCGAACGATGCGGGAGTCGCCGGGCGCTGTGAGTTCCATGAGGGATTCCTCGAGTCCTTGCCGATAGGGGAGCCATTTCATGCGGCAACGTCCTTCCTTGTTTCCCAGTTCGTGCTGGATGAGGATCGCCGCCGCGATTTCTTCCGGGGCATCGCGGAACGTCTGGTCCCTGGTGGCTATCTGGTAAGCAGCGACCTCTCGGCCGATCTAACATCTCCGGACTACGCGGAGCTTTTCAAGGTGTGGGCGAGCCTGTTCGAGTATGCTGGCTTCTTGCCCGAGCAGATCGAAGCGGTGCGTGGTGCCTACGGGACAAACGTTGCTGTGACGTCTCCGGAGCACGTTGCATCGCTGATCGCTTCGGCTGGTTTCGAGATGCCGGTGGCGTTTTATCAGTCGGTGCTGATTCGCGGATGGTTTGCGCAGCGCTTGGAATCTGCTTCTTGA
- the kdpF gene encoding K(+)-transporting ATPase subunit F, with protein METIIVGLIALGLLAYLFTAMIRPEKF; from the coding sequence ATGGAAACCATCATCGTCGGGCTCATCGCCCTCGGCCTCCTTGCCTACCTGTTCACGGCCATGATCCGGCCGGAGAAATTTTAA
- a CDS encoding sodium-translocating pyrophosphatase, producing MQSFLTEHGIATSLTLGAVGLAGAFLLIRMVNSCSAGNDRMAEIAGAVQEGAKAYLHRQVLTISVIAVLLVIAIGYLRDTYTALGFVLGAVCSLAAGYIGMMIAVRANVRTAQAASESPHAALRVAFNGGAVTGLLVVGLGLLSVGLFYKIVLEYSGEVKIAINSLIGLALGSSLISVFARLGGGIYTKAADVGADLVGKIEQNLQEDDPRNPATIADNVGDNVGDCAGMAADVFETYAVSLIGAVLVAFLTTHGASEAALIYPFVICGVSIIGALLGIAFVNVVRISPTKALVGGVVISGIVSAALLKPVTDSMFPQAIAFSGTGKLVEASALFTCVLVGIVLTFATVMITNYYTSTAHRPVRRIAEACNTGHATNIIAGISTGHHATVLPVLCIAASIWMCYTQAGLYGIAIAVVSMLSLSGIIISLDAFGPITDNAGGIAVMSGLDPSVRKITDELDAVGNTMKAVTKGYAIASAGLAAMVLFGSYVEELKAHLGHDFVFDLMDPRVMIGLFIGGLLPFSFTAYAMDAVGSAAGAVVREVRRQIEAFPGILTGKDTPDYRQCVDIVTKAALRQMILPALLPLIFVVAVAIIPEHGPYFLGGLLVGTIVTGLFIGIAMTSSGGAWDNAKKYVEDGNHGGKGSPAHAASVTGDTVGDPYKDTAGPAVNPMIKVVNILAILLIPILFR from the coding sequence ATGCAGAGTTTTCTAACCGAACACGGCATAGCCACCTCCCTCACTCTCGGTGCCGTCGGACTGGCGGGCGCATTTCTCCTGATCCGGATGGTCAATTCCTGCTCGGCAGGAAATGACCGCATGGCCGAGATTGCCGGAGCCGTGCAGGAAGGGGCCAAAGCCTATCTTCATCGTCAGGTGCTCACCATTTCGGTGATCGCGGTGCTGCTTGTCATCGCCATCGGCTATCTTCGGGACACCTATACAGCTCTCGGCTTCGTGCTGGGCGCCGTGTGTTCCCTCGCCGCAGGCTACATCGGCATGATGATCGCTGTCCGCGCCAACGTCCGCACCGCGCAGGCTGCCTCGGAAAGCCCTCACGCTGCCCTGCGAGTTGCCTTCAATGGCGGCGCGGTCACCGGGCTCCTCGTAGTCGGACTCGGCCTGCTTTCGGTGGGCCTCTTCTACAAGATCGTACTCGAATACAGCGGCGAGGTGAAGATCGCCATCAACTCGCTGATCGGCCTCGCCCTCGGCAGCTCGTTGATCAGCGTTTTCGCCCGGCTCGGCGGCGGGATCTATACGAAAGCTGCCGACGTCGGCGCGGACCTCGTTGGCAAGATCGAGCAGAACCTTCAGGAAGACGACCCGCGCAATCCCGCCACCATCGCGGACAACGTAGGCGACAATGTCGGCGACTGTGCCGGCATGGCCGCGGACGTTTTCGAAACCTATGCAGTGAGCCTCATCGGAGCCGTGCTGGTCGCTTTCCTTACTACCCATGGCGCGTCGGAGGCAGCCCTGATTTATCCCTTCGTCATTTGCGGCGTATCGATCATCGGCGCGCTGTTAGGCATCGCCTTCGTCAATGTCGTGCGCATCTCCCCCACCAAGGCCTTGGTCGGCGGAGTGGTCATCAGCGGCATCGTTTCCGCCGCGCTCTTGAAGCCAGTCACGGATTCCATGTTCCCGCAGGCCATCGCGTTCTCGGGCACGGGCAAGCTGGTCGAAGCATCCGCTCTCTTCACCTGCGTGCTGGTCGGCATCGTCCTGACCTTCGCCACGGTGATGATCACGAATTACTACACTTCCACCGCACACCGACCGGTGAGGCGTATCGCCGAAGCCTGCAATACCGGCCACGCGACGAACATCATCGCCGGTATCAGCACCGGCCACCACGCCACCGTCTTGCCCGTGCTCTGCATCGCCGCCTCCATCTGGATGTGCTACACGCAGGCCGGCCTCTACGGCATCGCCATCGCAGTCGTCAGCATGCTTAGCCTCTCCGGCATCATCATCTCGCTCGATGCCTTCGGCCCCATCACCGACAACGCCGGCGGCATCGCCGTGATGAGCGGTCTCGATCCCTCCGTCCGCAAGATCACCGACGAACTCGATGCCGTGGGCAACACCATGAAGGCCGTCACCAAGGGCTACGCCATCGCTTCCGCTGGTCTCGCCGCCATGGTGCTCTTCGGCTCCTACGTCGAGGAGCTCAAGGCCCACCTCGGCCATGACTTCGTGTTCGACCTGATGGACCCGCGGGTGATGATCGGCCTCTTCATCGGCGGCCTGCTCCCCTTCTCCTTCACCGCCTACGCCATGGACGCCGTCGGAAGTGCCGCCGGTGCCGTAGTGAGGGAAGTCCGCCGCCAGATCGAGGCCTTCCCCGGCATCCTTACTGGCAAGGACACTCCCGACTACCGGCAGTGCGTGGACATCGTGACCAAGGCTGCGCTTCGCCAGATGATCCTCCCCGCTCTGCTGCCGCTGATCTTCGTGGTGGCTGTCGCCATCATCCCTGAGCATGGCCCCTACTTCCTCGGCGGGCTCTTAGTCGGCACCATCGTGACCGGCCTCTTCATCGGCATCGCCATGACTTCCTCCGGCGGTGCCTGGGACAATGCCAAGAAATACGTCGAGGACGGGAACCACGGCGGCAAGGGCTCGCCCGCCCACGCCGCCAGCGTGACCGGCGACACCGTGGGCGACCCCTACAAGGACACCGCCGGACCCGCCGTGAATCCCATGATCAAGGTGGTGAACATCCTCGCCATCCTGCTGATTCCTATTCTTTTCCGATAA
- the kdpA gene encoding potassium-transporting ATPase subunit KdpA — MHAKDWLQLALFIGILTAITKPLGIYLTKVLDPDGKTWLDPVLRPLEKLTYRLMGVKSGEQHDWKGYTLAMLLFSLVGVAFTYAILRLQHLLPLNPQGLPALSPALAFNTAVSFTTNTNWQSYGGETTMSYLSQMVGLTFHNFVSAATGIGIAAALVRGIARHTTTSLGNFWVDLVRSTYYLLLPICVAFAVFLVSQGMIQNFNAYDTAHLVEPQTVQVESTNAAGEKTTESTTLDTQTIAQGPMASQVAIKMLGTNGGGFANANAAHPFENPTPLSNFIQMLSIFAIGSGLTWYLGKSTGNQGHGWSVWAAMMILFVAGTLVCWWAESAGNPIHHALGVAAADGNFEGKEVRFGIFNSSLFAVVTTSASCGAVNAMHDSFTAIGGLIPLFMMELGEVVIGGVGAGLYGMLVFVVLAVFIAGLMVGRTPEYLGKKINAFEVKMAMLSLLVLTLTILGFTAWASVANWGLAGLNNAGPHGFSEILYAFSSATANNGSAFGGLTANPANGDPHYNVTLGIAMLVGRFLMIVPILALAGSLAKKKFSPPSPGTFPVSGGTFTVLLIGTVLLIGALNFLPALALGPIVEHFLTLSGNLF; from the coding sequence ATGCACGCAAAAGACTGGCTCCAACTCGCCCTCTTCATTGGCATCCTCACCGCCATCACCAAGCCGCTCGGCATCTACCTGACCAAGGTGCTCGATCCTGACGGCAAGACCTGGCTCGACCCCGTGCTCCGGCCGCTCGAGAAGCTCACCTATCGCCTCATGGGCGTGAAGTCCGGCGAGCAGCACGACTGGAAAGGCTACACGCTCGCCATGCTACTCTTCAGCTTGGTGGGCGTAGCCTTCACCTACGCGATCCTGCGGCTCCAACATCTGTTGCCGCTGAATCCTCAGGGCCTGCCCGCCCTCTCCCCGGCACTCGCCTTCAACACCGCCGTCAGCTTCACGACTAATACCAACTGGCAGAGCTACGGCGGCGAGACGACCATGTCCTATCTGTCACAGATGGTCGGCCTGACCTTCCACAACTTCGTCTCGGCCGCCACCGGCATCGGCATCGCCGCGGCACTCGTGCGCGGCATCGCCCGCCACACCACCACCTCGTTGGGGAACTTCTGGGTCGATCTGGTGCGCTCCACCTACTACCTGCTGCTGCCGATCTGCGTGGCCTTCGCGGTCTTCCTCGTCTCGCAAGGCATGATCCAGAATTTCAATGCCTACGATACCGCGCACCTCGTCGAGCCACAAACCGTGCAGGTCGAATCCACCAACGCCGCCGGTGAAAAGACCACGGAATCCACCACGCTCGACACCCAGACCATCGCCCAAGGCCCGATGGCCTCACAGGTCGCGATCAAGATGCTCGGCACCAATGGTGGCGGCTTCGCCAATGCCAACGCAGCCCATCCGTTCGAAAACCCCACCCCGCTCTCGAACTTCATCCAGATGCTCTCGATCTTCGCGATCGGCAGCGGCCTCACCTGGTATCTCGGCAAGTCTACCGGCAACCAGGGACACGGCTGGTCGGTGTGGGCCGCCATGATGATCCTCTTCGTCGCTGGCACACTCGTTTGCTGGTGGGCGGAGTCCGCGGGCAATCCCATCCATCACGCGCTCGGCGTCGCCGCAGCCGATGGCAACTTCGAAGGCAAGGAAGTCCGCTTCGGCATCTTCAATTCCTCTCTCTTCGCCGTCGTCACCACCTCCGCCTCCTGCGGTGCGGTGAATGCGATGCATGACTCCTTCACCGCCATTGGCGGCCTGATCCCGCTGTTCATGATGGAGCTCGGCGAGGTCGTCATCGGCGGTGTCGGCGCGGGCCTTTACGGCATGCTCGTCTTCGTGGTGCTCGCCGTGTTCATCGCCGGCCTCATGGTCGGCCGTACCCCGGAATACCTCGGCAAGAAGATCAATGCCTTCGAGGTGAAGATGGCGATGCTCTCCCTGCTCGTCCTCACCCTCACCATCCTCGGCTTCACCGCCTGGGCCTCCGTGGCAAACTGGGGCCTCGCCGGTCTCAACAACGCCGGCCCCCACGGCTTCAGCGAAATCCTCTACGCCTTCAGCTCCGCCACCGCCAACAACGGCAGCGCCTTCGGCGGCCTCACCGCGAACCCGGCGAACGGCGACCCTCACTACAACGTGACACTCGGCATCGCGATGCTGGTCGGCCGCTTCCTGATGATCGTCCCCATCCTCGCGCTCGCAGGCTCACTGGCGAAGAAGAAGTTCTCCCCGCCCAGCCCCGGCACCTTCCCGGTCTCCGGTGGCACCTTCACCGTGCTCCTCATCGGCACCGTGCTGCTCATCGGCGCGCTGAACTTCCTGCCAGCCCTCGCTCTCGGCCCCATCGTCGAGCACTTCCTCACCCTGTCCGGCAACCTTTTCTAA
- a CDS encoding sensor histidine kinase KdpD, with translation MTDDRPDPDQLLAQVQREEGRRRPGRLFIFLGMCPGVGKTYAMLLAARQRQAEGLRVLTGIVETHGREETAALLDGLEILRRKQTEHNGHLLEEFDLDTALARRPDLLLVDELAHTNATGSRHAKRYQDVLELLAAGIDVCTTLNVQHIESQVDVVRQVTGVSVQETVPDSLLDRAHEIQLIDLSVEKLLHRLSDGKVYLGDRADAAAEGFFREGNLTALRELALRFTAEKVDRDLEDFRRARRDATPWKTNARLLVGVAPTPYSESLVRWTRRAAARIGCPWIGVWVEGSRRLRPDEEELLSRGLALVRRLGGEVVHVTGDDVAKALLDVSRDRNVSQIVVGKSDRGRFRRATLTDRVIAGSDDIDVCVVRPLPGKKPKPPSDPASASRWRDYGSALLLTAAVTGLSLLLLPFSGYMVPAFIYLMAIVLASMKWDRGPMLVMAGVSAMAWDYLFIPPRFTFHVEQPEDMAMLAMFFVVALAMGQLTARLKMRERAERERQAHTDALLRVTQQAALHPEAGKGLEAALRIIESILGGQVAIMLRQDDHSLSPKAHAASAFAPEEAEFAVAAWAFANHQAAGRFTDTLPSASATWFPLQTATSTMGVFGLMRDAGQFTFTERQATEAFVLQLALVLEKEHFIQAVQHAERLEEGEKLRRALLDSVSHELKTPIAVIRAAIDARDTANDPYLVEIDTASRRLQRIVEGLLHMTRLESSVIEPRLEWCDVHDIVSAALEATGDILRGREFSKQITPDLPLVKTDHALLEQVLANVLHNAAAHTSPKTPVELTVVRHGKGIEFIVRDHGKGIAKGEERRIFGKFYRAPGAPAGGTGLGLSIAKGFLRALGGEIVARNHPGGGAEFTIRLTAETMEATAVAES, from the coding sequence ATGACCGACGACCGCCCCGATCCCGACCAGCTGCTCGCGCAAGTCCAGCGCGAGGAGGGCCGGCGTCGTCCCGGGCGGCTGTTCATCTTCCTCGGCATGTGCCCCGGCGTGGGAAAAACCTACGCCATGCTGCTGGCTGCCCGCCAACGACAAGCGGAGGGCCTGCGCGTCCTGACCGGCATTGTCGAAACCCACGGTCGCGAGGAAACGGCAGCATTGTTAGACGGCCTCGAGATCCTGCGCCGCAAGCAGACCGAGCACAATGGCCACCTGCTCGAGGAGTTCGACCTCGATACCGCGCTTGCCCGCCGCCCCGATCTCCTGCTGGTCGATGAACTCGCCCACACGAATGCCACCGGCAGTCGTCACGCAAAGCGTTACCAGGATGTCCTCGAGCTGCTAGCCGCCGGTATCGACGTCTGCACCACCCTCAATGTCCAACACATCGAGAGCCAGGTTGATGTCGTCCGCCAGGTGACCGGCGTCTCCGTTCAAGAAACGGTGCCGGATTCCTTGCTCGATCGCGCTCACGAGATCCAGCTCATCGACCTCAGCGTCGAGAAGCTCCTCCATCGTCTGTCCGATGGCAAAGTCTACCTCGGCGACCGCGCTGATGCCGCCGCCGAAGGCTTCTTCCGCGAAGGCAATCTCACCGCTCTCCGTGAACTTGCCCTCCGCTTCACCGCCGAAAAGGTGGACCGCGATCTCGAGGACTTCCGCCGCGCACGCCGTGATGCCACCCCGTGGAAAACGAACGCACGCCTGCTCGTCGGCGTCGCGCCCACGCCCTACTCGGAAAGCCTCGTCCGCTGGACCCGCCGCGCCGCCGCCAGGATCGGTTGCCCATGGATCGGCGTCTGGGTGGAGGGTTCGCGACGCCTTCGCCCGGACGAGGAGGAACTCCTTTCGCGCGGCCTCGCCTTGGTCCGAAGACTCGGCGGCGAAGTGGTCCACGTCACCGGAGACGACGTGGCGAAGGCCCTGTTAGACGTGTCCCGCGATCGCAACGTCAGCCAGATCGTCGTTGGGAAATCGGACCGCGGACGCTTCCGCCGGGCTACGCTCACCGACCGCGTCATCGCCGGCAGCGACGATATCGATGTCTGCGTCGTCCGCCCGCTCCCCGGAAAGAAGCCGAAGCCGCCCAGCGACCCTGCTTCGGCTTCGCGGTGGCGCGACTATGGCAGCGCTCTCCTCCTGACGGCTGCCGTCACCGGTCTTTCGCTGCTATTGCTTCCTTTCAGCGGCTACATGGTCCCCGCCTTCATCTACCTGATGGCGATCGTGCTGGCATCGATGAAGTGGGACCGCGGCCCGATGCTGGTGATGGCCGGCGTGTCAGCCATGGCGTGGGACTACCTCTTCATTCCGCCACGCTTCACCTTTCACGTCGAGCAGCCCGAGGACATGGCCATGCTCGCCATGTTTTTCGTGGTGGCCCTCGCCATGGGCCAGCTCACCGCACGCCTGAAGATGCGCGAGCGCGCCGAGCGCGAGCGACAAGCCCACACCGACGCCCTGCTCCGCGTCACCCAGCAGGCCGCGCTGCATCCTGAGGCAGGAAAAGGCCTGGAAGCAGCGCTGCGCATCATCGAGTCCATCCTCGGCGGCCAGGTCGCCATCATGCTGCGTCAGGACGACCATTCGCTCTCGCCCAAGGCACATGCAGCCAGCGCCTTCGCACCGGAAGAAGCCGAGTTTGCCGTCGCCGCCTGGGCCTTTGCCAATCATCAGGCGGCAGGCCGTTTCACCGACACCCTTCCTTCTGCCTCGGCAACCTGGTTTCCTCTGCAAACCGCGACCTCGACCATGGGCGTCTTCGGCCTCATGCGGGACGCCGGTCAATTCACCTTCACCGAGCGCCAGGCCACGGAAGCCTTCGTCCTTCAGCTCGCGCTGGTGTTAGAGAAGGAACACTTCATCCAAGCCGTGCAACACGCCGAGCGATTGGAAGAAGGAGAAAAGCTCCGCCGCGCCCTGCTCGATAGCGTCTCGCACGAACTGAAGACGCCCATCGCAGTCATCCGTGCTGCCATCGATGCACGGGACACCGCCAACGATCCCTACCTCGTCGAAATCGACACGGCATCACGGCGCCTCCAGCGCATCGTCGAGGGCCTGTTGCACATGACCCGCCTCGAGTCATCGGTCATCGAGCCGCGGCTGGAGTGGTGCGATGTCCACGACATCGTTTCCGCCGCCTTGGAAGCGACCGGCGATATTCTCCGCGGACGTGAGTTTTCCAAGCAAATCACTCCTGACCTCCCCTTGGTGAAGACGGATCACGCCTTGTTGGAACAGGTGCTCGCGAATGTCCTTCACAATGCCGCCGCCCATACCTCTCCAAAGACGCCCGTCGAACTGACCGTCGTCCGCCACGGGAAGGGCATCGAGTTCATCGTGCGCGATCACGGCAAGGGAATCGCGAAAGGCGAGGAGCGCCGGATCTTCGGAAAATTCTACCGCGCCCCCGGTGCGCCCGCAGGAGGAACCGGCCTCGGTCTCTCCATCGCAAAAGGCTTTCTCCGCGCGCTCGGTGGTGAAATCGTCGCCCGCAACCATCCCGGCGGAGGCGCGGAGTTCACCATCCGCCTGACCGCCGAGACCATGGAAGCCACCGCTGTCGCCGAATCATGA
- the kdpC gene encoding K(+)-transporting ATPase subunit C, producing MNSFVSQLRGAVVSTVVLAAVTCGAYPLIVTGISRAAFKDKADGSLIRDKSGQVIGSSLLGQNFTGDKYFHPRPSAAGANGYDATSSSGTNLGPTSQKLADQIKERVAAYRTTNGLPADQAVPADAVTASGSGLDPHISPANADLQATRVAKARNLPVEKVRELIQAHTDSPDLGILGDPGVHVLKLNLALDELSR from the coding sequence ATGAACTCGTTCGTTTCCCAACTCCGCGGCGCCGTCGTTTCCACGGTCGTGCTCGCCGCCGTCACCTGCGGCGCCTACCCGCTCATCGTCACCGGCATCTCCCGCGCTGCCTTCAAGGACAAGGCGGACGGCAGCCTGATCCGGGATAAATCCGGCCAAGTCATCGGTTCCTCCCTGCTCGGCCAAAATTTCACCGGCGACAAATACTTCCACCCTCGCCCCTCCGCCGCCGGAGCGAACGGCTACGATGCCACCAGCTCCAGCGGCACCAACCTCGGCCCCACCTCGCAGAAGCTCGCCGACCAGATCAAGGAGCGCGTGGCCGCCTATCGCACCACCAACGGCCTCCCCGCCGACCAAGCCGTACCCGCCGACGCCGTCACCGCCTCCGGCAGCGGCCTCGATCCCCACATCAGCCCCGCCAATGCCGACCTCCAGGCCACGCGTGTCGCCAAGGCCCGCAATCTTCCCGTGGAAAAGGTCCGCGAGCTCATTCAGGCGCACACGGATAGCCCCGATCTCGGCATCCTCGGAGATCCCGGCGTTCACGTGCTGAAACTCAATCTCGCCCTCGACGAACTTTCCCGGTGA
- a CDS encoding response regulator has translation MIALVIDDEIQIRRLLRLALESRDYGVHEAENGQLGLQACAVHRPDVVLLDLGLPDLDGVTVLKRLREWSDVPVLILSVKDSEPEKIAALEAGADDYVTKPFATGELLARLAAIQRRRHRNDAPEIVFGPLLVRLDRHEAILKGEELKLTPTEFAFLRALVRHPGKIVTQRQLLREVWGPQAEEQTHYLRVYANLLRKKLGELLLIRNEPGIGYRIVEPL, from the coding sequence ATGATCGCCCTCGTCATCGACGATGAAATCCAGATCCGCCGCCTGCTCCGGCTCGCGTTGGAGTCGCGCGACTACGGCGTCCATGAGGCGGAGAATGGCCAGCTCGGCCTGCAAGCCTGCGCCGTCCATCGGCCGGATGTCGTGCTGTTAGACTTGGGCCTGCCGGACCTCGATGGCGTGACCGTCCTCAAGCGCCTGCGCGAGTGGAGCGATGTCCCCGTCCTGATCCTGTCGGTGAAAGACAGCGAACCCGAGAAGATCGCTGCCCTCGAAGCAGGTGCCGACGACTACGTCACCAAGCCCTTCGCCACTGGCGAGCTGCTCGCCCGCCTCGCCGCGATCCAGCGTCGTCGCCATCGCAACGATGCACCCGAGATCGTCTTCGGCCCGCTGCTCGTCCGACTGGACCGGCATGAGGCGATTCTAAAAGGCGAAGAACTGAAACTCACCCCCACCGAGTTCGCCTTCCTCCGTGCACTGGTCAGACACCCCGGCAAGATCGTCACCCAACGCCAACTCCTGCGCGAGGTCTGGGGACCACAGGCGGAAGAGCAGACCCACTACCTCCGCGTTTACGCCAACCTCCTGCGTAAGAAACTCGGCGAACTGCTGCTGATCCGCAACGAACCGGGCATCGGCTATCGCATCGTGGAGCCGCTTTAG